A region of Moorena producens PAL-8-15-08-1 DNA encodes the following proteins:
- a CDS encoding ion channel, producing MRIGKRTRPRQLDIIIKGSSHNHWRDPYHIMLTVNWPIFFGLIAVCYLTINIVFALLYLAGGNCIENARPGAFLDVFFFSVQTMASIGYGAMYPVTSYANIIVTIEALVGLMALAMATGLMFARFSRPTARVIFSRRAVIAPHNGVTTLMFRTANERDNRILEAQLRVSLLRNEVTLEGESMRRFYDMKLLRSQTPSFALTWTVMHPIDESSPLYGETPESLAEMEATLIITLVGIDETVSQTIHSRHSYTASEILWDRRFVDMFHNKSDGTRIIDYSHFHDVK from the coding sequence ATGCGCATCGGAAAACGCACTAGACCTAGACAATTAGACATAATTATCAAAGGGTCATCCCATAACCATTGGCGTGACCCTTATCATATAATGCTGACCGTTAATTGGCCGATATTTTTCGGGCTAATTGCGGTTTGTTATTTAACCATAAACATTGTCTTTGCCCTATTGTACCTAGCTGGAGGAAATTGTATTGAAAATGCCCGTCCAGGTGCTTTTTTAGATGTCTTTTTCTTCAGCGTTCAGACCATGGCATCTATTGGTTATGGTGCCATGTATCCCGTCACCTCTTATGCTAATATCATCGTTACCATAGAAGCTCTAGTGGGTTTGATGGCCCTAGCCATGGCAACCGGACTCATGTTTGCCCGCTTCTCTCGCCCTACTGCCAGAGTGATCTTCAGTCGTAGGGCAGTGATTGCGCCCCATAATGGGGTCACTACCCTCATGTTCCGCACTGCCAATGAACGGGATAATCGGATTTTGGAAGCTCAGCTCAGGGTAAGTTTGCTGCGCAATGAAGTGACCTTAGAAGGGGAATCCATGCGTCGATTCTACGACATGAAACTGTTGCGTAGCCAAACCCCTAGCTTTGCTCTAACTTGGACAGTGATGCATCCAATTGATGAAAGTAGTCCGTTATATGGGGAAACACCAGAGTCTCTCGCTGAAATGGAAGCCACACTTATTATCACCCTAGTCGGTATTGATGAAACGGTTTCCCAGACTATTCACAGTCGTCACTCCTACACCGCATCAGAAATTTTGTGGGATAGGCGTTTTGTAGATATGTTTCATAATAAATCAGACGGCACTAGAATTATTGATTATAGTCACTTTCATGATGTTAAATAA
- a CDS encoding DsbA family protein: protein MKHLSRISLTIVSLFLCLLTLSSCSNNFDNPDQLEAQVLTIIRNNPEAILQSLQAYQQEKQQELAQSRQAFLQQMSTEPASIIGNSPTTGVAENNIVLLEFSDFQCPFCAQANQSVKQFMDKHSDQVTLVYKHLPLSQIHPEAIPAAKAAWAAFQQGKFWEYEDALFEQQDNLDEDLYVAIAQNLNLDLEQFNRDRISVGAEAAIRDDLKLAQSLALKGTPFFMLNTEVLQVPLNLSEMESILAQVRS, encoded by the coding sequence ATGAAACATTTGTCTCGAATTTCCTTAACTATTGTTAGCTTATTCCTGTGTTTGCTCACTTTGAGCAGTTGCAGCAACAACTTTGATAACCCTGATCAACTAGAAGCGCAAGTATTAACCATTATCCGGAATAATCCAGAGGCTATTTTACAGTCGCTGCAAGCTTACCAGCAGGAAAAACAGCAAGAGCTAGCCCAATCCAGGCAAGCATTTTTGCAGCAAATGAGTACAGAGCCAGCATCGATAATTGGGAATTCTCCTACTACTGGTGTGGCGGAAAATAACATTGTGCTGTTGGAGTTTTCTGACTTTCAATGTCCATTTTGTGCCCAAGCTAACCAAAGCGTAAAGCAGTTTATGGACAAACATTCCGATCAGGTAACCTTAGTATATAAGCATTTGCCCCTAAGTCAGATTCATCCTGAAGCAATCCCCGCTGCTAAAGCAGCTTGGGCGGCTTTTCAGCAAGGGAAATTCTGGGAGTATGAAGATGCCCTGTTTGAGCAGCAAGATAACTTGGATGAAGATTTGTATGTGGCGATCGCCCAAAATCTTAATCTCGATCTAGAGCAATTTAATCGCGATCGCATCAGCGTTGGAGCGGAAGCTGCGATTAGGGACGATCTGAAATTAGCTCAGAGCTTGGCTCTTAAGGGTACTCCTTTCTTTATGTTAAACACAGAAGTACTTCAGGTTCCTCTCAACCTATCAGAAATGGAGAGTATTTTGGCACAGGTCAGATCATGA
- a CDS encoding M15 family metallopeptidase produces the protein MKTDTIQRQIKSFKKRFGEAHLLLACHAALPLAITPDLLYCIWTNFQQDVKGRGIDIPWVAVTDLLFSGLWEEVGLEIYEMDATIREMLLNYLKDNHNFGEQRIKELSEFLLVYIQPQLESDDPDIQEFAKAQRWTAQAYLRPKASAKGLGLALSRAYQHDRDDLIRIAAVVETLSEPLSKFKKLLIYGRGMTRFARGDLEGAKAEFDKIRRWGNHAHVAGVRLLLPKNQELTREKPKSFRVYWRTLGILILISAGTVGTVTWVPLTSPPPDSTSIKVKDMPGCSTSAVRGLDQQLINRLNVVAPNSLVSFADLNVDMGPAVWPYLQLPAKQALQQAIDERGRSLSVNSAYRTIAQQLALFNHARNQRCGISRDSVAPPPRSNHQTGIALDINDEQAWKPFLEKYGWKWYGPTDAPHFDYRGGNTIYIGADSVRAFQQLWNLNNPTDRIKENGMFDAETELRLNNSPVDGFPKES, from the coding sequence ATGAAAACTGACACTATCCAGCGACAGATTAAATCCTTTAAAAAACGCTTTGGAGAGGCACATCTTTTACTAGCTTGTCACGCTGCTTTACCATTAGCGATTACCCCTGACTTGTTGTATTGTATTTGGACAAACTTTCAGCAAGATGTCAAGGGGAGAGGGATAGATATTCCTTGGGTAGCTGTAACAGATTTACTGTTTTCTGGTCTTTGGGAAGAAGTGGGATTAGAAATCTATGAAATGGATGCAACTATCCGGGAGATGCTGCTGAATTATCTCAAAGATAATCACAATTTTGGTGAACAGCGTATTAAAGAGTTATCTGAATTTTTGTTAGTCTATATCCAGCCGCAACTAGAAAGCGATGACCCAGATATTCAGGAATTTGCTAAAGCTCAACGGTGGACAGCCCAGGCTTATCTTCGACCAAAAGCATCAGCCAAAGGATTAGGATTAGCCCTATCACGAGCATATCAGCACGACCGGGATGATTTAATCCGGATTGCTGCTGTGGTAGAAACCTTAAGCGAGCCCCTATCTAAGTTTAAGAAGCTGCTGATTTATGGTCGTGGTATGACCAGATTTGCTCGTGGTGATTTGGAGGGGGCAAAAGCTGAATTTGATAAAATTCGACGCTGGGGTAATCACGCTCATGTTGCTGGAGTTCGTTTACTACTCCCTAAGAATCAAGAATTGACTAGGGAAAAACCAAAATCCTTTAGAGTTTACTGGCGGACCTTGGGGATACTTATTCTAATTTCAGCTGGAACAGTTGGAACAGTGACCTGGGTTCCACTTACATCCCCTCCACCAGATTCTACCTCTATAAAAGTTAAGGATATGCCTGGCTGCTCAACCTCAGCTGTTCGTGGACTTGATCAACAACTCATCAATAGGCTAAATGTCGTAGCTCCCAATTCCCTGGTCAGTTTTGCAGATTTGAATGTAGATATGGGACCCGCTGTTTGGCCCTATCTTCAACTACCAGCTAAACAAGCACTTCAACAAGCTATTGATGAAAGAGGTAGATCATTATCTGTGAATAGTGCCTATCGCACTATTGCTCAGCAACTCGCCCTCTTTAACCATGCCCGTAATCAGCGTTGCGGGATTTCCAGAGACAGTGTTGCTCCTCCACCTAGAAGTAATCATCAGACTGGTATAGCTCTCGATATTAACGATGAGCAGGCTTGGAAACCCTTTCTAGAAAAGTATGGCTGGAAATGGTATGGACCAACAGACGCTCCACATTTCGACTATCGAGGAGGCAATACCATTTACATCGGAGCTGATTCTGTCCGTGCTTTCCAGCAACTCTGGAATCTGAACAATCCAACAGACCGAATTAAAGAGAATGGCATGTTCGATGCTGAAACTGAACTACGACTGAACAACTCTCCTGTTGATGGCTTCCCGAAGGAAAGCTGA
- a CDS encoding AAA family ATPase, with product METLNNPKPEYTGNPALQPQPGERDSKGQLLYPYLPSPELIEAVNLAIYLERPLLLKGEPGCGKTRLAHAVAYELNLPLRVWGVKSTTRAKDGLYIYDTVARLRDAQLAATGMIKPEDIPRISNPETYVRWGPLGNAFRSETLTMVLIDEIDKADIDFPNDLLMELDQRQFTVDETGEEVIANQAPIVFITSNDEKDLPDAFLRRCLFHYVEFPYHQLSDILNAHFPKSPEMLVKKAVSRFQELRQQMEKHKGNTGKKVSTSELIDWFKVLRRHPTDEILAQLDGKLPYPGVLLKSVNDHMRYLNPKRL from the coding sequence GTGGAGACTCTGAACAACCCAAAACCTGAATATACAGGTAATCCAGCACTACAACCGCAGCCTGGAGAACGAGACAGCAAGGGACAATTGTTGTATCCTTATTTACCTAGTCCAGAATTAATTGAAGCAGTCAATTTAGCGATCTACCTGGAACGCCCTTTGTTACTGAAAGGGGAACCGGGATGTGGGAAAACCCGCTTGGCTCATGCTGTGGCTTATGAGCTCAACTTGCCTTTGAGAGTCTGGGGTGTCAAATCTACTACTCGGGCAAAGGATGGTCTTTACATCTATGATACTGTGGCTCGTTTGCGGGATGCTCAGTTAGCGGCAACCGGCATGATTAAACCAGAGGATATCCCCCGTATTAGTAATCCCGAGACCTATGTACGTTGGGGCCCGTTAGGCAATGCGTTTCGGAGTGAAACCCTGACAATGGTGTTAATTGATGAAATTGATAAGGCGGATATTGATTTTCCTAACGACTTATTAATGGAACTTGATCAACGCCAATTTACTGTAGATGAAACCGGTGAGGAAGTAATAGCCAACCAAGCCCCAATTGTTTTTATTACCAGCAATGACGAGAAGGATTTACCCGATGCTTTCTTACGCCGCTGTTTATTTCATTATGTTGAGTTTCCTTATCACCAGTTAAGTGACATTCTTAATGCTCATTTTCCGAAATCACCGGAGATGCTAGTGAAGAAGGCTGTAAGTCGCTTTCAGGAATTGCGTCAGCAAATGGAAAAGCATAAAGGGAATACTGGTAAAAAGGTTAGTACTAGCGAATTAATTGATTGGTTCAAGGTACTGCGCCGCCATCCCACCGATGAAATTTTGGCACAATTGGATGGAAAACTCCCCTATCCTGGTGTATTGCTGAAAAGCGTCAATGACCATATGCGCTATCTAAACCCAAAAAGGCTATGA
- a CDS encoding trypsin-like peptidase domain-containing protein yields MTPEELQESVVLITSCDPKITGFGTGFVIRQVSGTAFLLTCAHVVKEVGGPENVKADGIPGTVIASGEDHGLDLAVLRVDGLWNKPELHRQEGFGEKGNSFLTAGFQLFAKDHLIRPLHGTLGEQVGWSKQSGERIQSWDLHIVDDYGLQRGYSGSPVVDEASGELLGVVSHRQGDGKTGLAISIGALDGIWRVLDGDQLYKVLVKLGYEEQERLFFRLIRTQSVAAFLIHGYPDYGQRWLLNRLVEKHLPNTITGKVIKVNLARKARRTDIKTLWRELGNQVGLWGKGVSVNAITERVYRYWQTQNVLLVFHDVHVMPEAYLDQLIREFWTPLATNARQVTPSASRFKLLMFLVDYEGTVGNLDAIFSDKIDRTQPQMPVKSPKINQFDEDELIDWMMRESEELPIEFTHEVDETVKVVLENSDNGIPEYVLAEICDRCGVDWFNDVKQRWRL; encoded by the coding sequence ATGACCCCAGAAGAACTACAGGAGTCGGTGGTTTTAATTACCAGTTGTGACCCTAAAATCACTGGTTTTGGCACTGGTTTTGTGATTCGCCAGGTTAGTGGCACCGCTTTCTTGTTGACTTGTGCTCATGTGGTGAAAGAGGTTGGTGGGCCAGAGAATGTCAAAGCTGATGGCATACCTGGCACGGTGATTGCTTCTGGGGAAGATCATGGATTGGATTTGGCAGTGTTGAGAGTAGATGGACTTTGGAATAAGCCAGAATTACACCGACAAGAAGGATTTGGTGAGAAGGGTAACTCTTTCCTAACTGCTGGCTTTCAATTATTTGCTAAAGACCATTTAATCCGACCACTGCACGGTACCCTAGGGGAGCAAGTGGGATGGTCGAAACAATCAGGGGAAAGAATTCAAAGTTGGGATTTGCACATTGTTGATGACTATGGGCTACAGCGTGGTTATAGTGGTTCGCCGGTGGTGGATGAAGCTAGTGGTGAGCTTTTGGGAGTAGTTAGCCATCGACAAGGGGATGGTAAAACTGGTTTAGCCATATCCATTGGTGCTCTTGATGGAATTTGGCGGGTTTTAGATGGTGATCAGCTTTATAAGGTATTAGTAAAGCTTGGTTACGAGGAGCAGGAACGCTTATTTTTTAGGTTAATCCGAACACAGTCTGTCGCGGCTTTTTTAATTCATGGCTATCCAGACTACGGACAACGTTGGTTATTGAATCGCTTAGTAGAAAAACATCTTCCTAATACTATTACTGGCAAAGTTATCAAAGTTAATTTAGCGAGAAAAGCCCGCAGAACTGATATCAAAACCCTTTGGCGTGAACTGGGTAATCAGGTTGGTTTGTGGGGAAAGGGAGTGTCAGTTAATGCTATTACTGAACGAGTTTATCGCTACTGGCAAACCCAGAATGTGCTACTGGTCTTCCATGATGTACATGTGATGCCAGAAGCCTATTTAGATCAACTGATTCGTGAGTTCTGGACACCTTTGGCAACTAACGCTCGCCAGGTTACCCCTAGTGCCAGTCGGTTCAAATTATTGATGTTTTTAGTAGACTACGAAGGCACTGTGGGGAATTTGGATGCTATATTTTCTGATAAAATAGACCGTACTCAACCCCAAATGCCAGTCAAATCTCCCAAGATTAATCAATTTGATGAAGATGAATTGATTGACTGGATGATGCGAGAATCTGAGGAATTACCGATCGAATTTACCCATGAGGTCGATGAAACTGTTAAAGTCGTTCTAGAAAACAGCGATAATGGCATTCCAGAGTATGTACTGGCAGAAATTTGCGATCGCTGTGGCGTTGATTGGTTTAATGACGTAAAGCAACGGTGGAGACTCTGA
- a CDS encoding CU044_2847 family protein, whose translation MDKIVMATKLIELEDGTLVEVEVPGNQVEPIAGGFADKVSATFDKIRPLLVKTCKPIAQTWKELNKEMDIEKAEVELGFSFEGEGNLYITRSAANANLKVKLVLKPKD comes from the coding sequence ATGGATAAAATTGTAATGGCGACTAAACTGATTGAATTAGAAGATGGCACGTTGGTAGAAGTAGAAGTACCAGGGAATCAAGTCGAACCTATCGCTGGTGGTTTTGCTGATAAAGTTAGTGCTACTTTCGATAAGATTCGACCGCTGTTGGTTAAGACGTGCAAGCCCATTGCTCAGACTTGGAAAGAGCTGAATAAGGAGATGGATATTGAGAAGGCTGAGGTAGAATTGGGGTTTAGTTTTGAAGGAGAAGGGAATTTATATATTACTAGGTCAGCGGCAAATGCTAACCTGAAAGTGAAACTGGTACTAAAACCCAAAGATTAA
- the cutA gene encoding divalent-cation tolerance protein CutA, with product MKLYYVTLNTTEEASKISKALLEQKLAVCTNWFPITCAYSWEGKIVEEPETLLIIKTQSGYREDIEQVIAKHITYTNLIAELSTESVNSGFMEWLNKEVTLKG from the coding sequence ATGAAACTTTATTACGTCACCCTCAACACTACAGAAGAAGCCAGTAAAATTAGTAAAGCATTACTGGAACAAAAGCTAGCTGTTTGTACTAACTGGTTTCCGATTACTTGTGCTTACTCTTGGGAAGGTAAAATTGTAGAAGAACCAGAAACGCTGCTGATTATCAAAACCCAGTCTGGCTATCGAGAAGATATTGAACAAGTAATTGCTAAACACATTACTTATACCAATTTGATTGCAGAACTTTCTACTGAATCAGTCAACTCTGGTTTTATGGAATGGCTTAATAAAGAGGTTACTCTTAAAGGTTGA